A single region of the Prevotella sp. HUN102 genome encodes:
- a CDS encoding DUF3408 domain-containing protein, which yields MARIDEQRKQRLEQALRDMGNYGVKLRKPEELPDFDQPVDYEEEKKRFEPVKVEEQNDKESHKDYSQSSNQETGLSPTERATSTEENHQRMGKTRDRKQLSEFQGKYLQPFRNSHRKAVYVSEETQRNLDFVVRKIGEQGASVSGYVEQVLREHLDQYKDDVERWRKL from the coding sequence ATGGCAAGAATAGATGAACAAAGGAAACAACGTCTGGAACAAGCCCTTCGAGATATGGGCAATTATGGCGTTAAACTCCGCAAGCCCGAAGAGTTGCCCGATTTTGACCAGCCCGTAGATTATGAAGAGGAAAAGAAAAGATTTGAGCCTGTTAAAGTTGAGGAACAAAATGACAAGGAGAGTCACAAGGACTATTCTCAATCGTCCAATCAAGAAACAGGGTTGTCACCAACGGAAAGGGCTACTTCTACCGAAGAGAATCATCAACGAATGGGAAAAACAAGGGACAGGAAGCAATTATCCGAGTTTCAGGGGAAATATCTCCAGCCCTTTCGCAACAGCCACCGCAAAGCCGTGTATGTATCAGAGGAAACTCAACGAAATTTGGACTTCGTAGTGAGGAAAATCGGTGAGCAGGGAGCAAGTGTTTCAGGCTATGTGGAGCAGGTGCTTCGAGAACATCTCGACCAATACAAAGATGATGTGGAAAGATGGCGGAAACTCTGA
- a CDS encoding site-specific integrase encodes MKENKLKVSFFVQAKRTDKQGLVPVIGRISVGRTHSGFSTKCKTPLALWDSRKQRLIGKSAIAVSVNQKLGECTALIHARFHELGERKECFTATDVRDAYQGKIHCHALLLESFGEYLTQTKERIGIDRALKTFKLRTYQLSLLREYVQKKHKVSDIPLSQLDKAFIEGFEYYLTIDRRLKRSSVSSALSTLQTIIRMAVKKGVLDFYPFLGYSYERPKGEPRSITQEELGHIIDLEIEWENYRVVRDLFVFSCFSGLAISDVRNLKEENIVLEEGELCIKGRRMKTKTPYRVQVLPPAWAIMERYRGKRAGFVFDVPTTDIIHNGMHHIQRNIGMETPLTFHMARHTFASLITLSAGVPIETVSRMLGHTNLRTTQVYAAVSSGRIHRDMQTIQQRIQDTFTLKL; translated from the coding sequence ATGAAGGAAAACAAACTGAAAGTATCGTTCTTCGTTCAGGCGAAACGAACCGACAAGCAAGGACTTGTGCCTGTCATCGGGCGCATCTCCGTTGGCAGAACCCATTCGGGCTTCTCTACCAAGTGCAAGACTCCGCTCGCTCTTTGGGACAGCCGCAAGCAACGGCTCATCGGCAAGAGTGCAATAGCGGTGTCCGTCAATCAGAAACTCGGTGAATGCACCGCACTCATCCACGCACGATTTCACGAACTCGGTGAAAGGAAAGAATGCTTCACCGCCACAGACGTAAGGGATGCCTATCAGGGGAAAATCCACTGCCATGCCCTGCTCTTGGAGAGTTTCGGGGAGTATCTCACACAGACAAAGGAGCGCATAGGCATCGACCGAGCCTTGAAGACGTTCAAACTCCGTACCTACCAACTCTCCTTGCTTCGTGAGTATGTGCAGAAAAAGCATAAAGTAAGCGACATCCCCCTTTCACAGTTGGACAAAGCCTTTATCGAGGGCTTCGAGTATTATCTCACCATCGACCGCAGACTGAAACGCAGCAGCGTATCGAGTGCCTTGTCCACCTTGCAGACCATCATCCGCATGGCGGTGAAGAAAGGCGTGCTGGACTTCTATCCGTTCTTGGGCTACAGTTACGAGCGACCAAAGGGCGAACCGAGAAGTATCACGCAGGAAGAACTTGGGCATATCATCGACTTGGAGATTGAATGGGAGAACTACCGTGTTGTCCGTGATTTGTTCGTCTTCTCCTGCTTTTCAGGACTGGCAATCTCCGATGTCCGCAATCTCAAAGAGGAAAATATTGTCTTGGAAGAGGGTGAACTCTGCATCAAAGGCAGACGCATGAAAACCAAGACCCCGTACCGTGTACAAGTACTTCCTCCTGCTTGGGCGATAATGGAGCGGTACAGGGGAAAGCGTGCAGGGTTTGTCTTTGACGTGCCGACTACCGACATCATCCACAACGGCATGCACCACATACAGAGAAACATCGGCATGGAAACTCCGCTGACCTTCCACATGGCTCGCCATACCTTTGCATCGCTTATCACACTCTCGGCAGGTGTACCTATTGAAACGGTGAGCCGTATGCTCGGACACACCAACCTGAGAACAACACAGGTATATGCCGCGGTTTCCTCCGGGAGAATCCATCGGGATATGCAGACGATACAGCAACGAATACAAGATACATTCACCTTAAAACTTTGA
- a CDS encoding helix-turn-helix domain-containing protein — protein sequence MKLIIIDRKAWERHCSEFADFIHSIEQLIGNPPETDEWLDNEAVCRRLGISKRTLQSYRDTGKIPFSIIGHKCYYKESDIAKLLNANNE from the coding sequence ATGAAACTCATTATCATCGACCGCAAAGCGTGGGAGCGGCACTGCTCCGAATTTGCAGACTTTATCCACAGTATTGAACAGCTTATCGGCAATCCGCCCGAAACGGACGAATGGCTCGACAATGAAGCCGTATGCCGCAGGCTCGGCATCAGCAAACGCACCCTGCAATCCTATCGCGACACGGGTAAAATACCCTTCTCCATCATTGGGCATAAATGCTATTATAAGGAGAGCGACATCGCAAAGTTACTGAATGCAAACAATGAATGA
- a CDS encoding helix-turn-helix domain-containing protein, producing the protein MEEKEIITQQGPQMQMFAQLMEGTLKKLERYCSTARPMLGGEVYLTGEEVCSQLRLSTRTLQEYRNAGILPFYKIGGKILYKQSDIQTMLERHYNAIPKKLWQE; encoded by the coding sequence ATGGAAGAGAAGGAAATCATTACACAGCAAGGCCCTCAAATGCAGATGTTTGCACAGTTGATGGAGGGTACTTTGAAGAAACTGGAGCGTTATTGTTCTACAGCCCGTCCGATGTTAGGCGGAGAGGTTTACCTCACTGGCGAGGAGGTTTGCAGCCAATTACGGCTCAGCACACGTACGCTCCAAGAGTACAGAAATGCAGGAATACTTCCTTTCTACAAAATCGGAGGGAAGATACTTTACAAACAGAGCGACATACAAACAATGCTTGAAAGACATTATAACGCAATACCCAAGAAATTATGGCAAGAATAG
- a CDS encoding site-specific integrase has protein sequence MARSTFKTLFYINRSKEKKNGKCPIMGRITIDGEQVQYSTGKETAPELWDSRKGRCKGTDEETKEINRYLQTKEEQSKGKYQELVWQRGYITAELLKRELMEEDKPKGFLLEEARLFIEEKRPCVGITVAKPTFANYIYATQLIEAYMRERLGLEDIRYPQLDYGFIEGMDFYLKSERNLSLATIQIVVIFLRKLIGIGQQKKYIRIDPFADYKAELPHRTRRYLTTEELQRVLQTPIIDRQFERARQLFLFCAFTGLARVDMQRLKPKHIICNADGTQEIRIKRQKTDVEAIIPLLPIAKQILSLYIKDKKADDLIFPNLTIRKASFACVNIGQICRIEKGLTFHMARHTFSTTICLSNGISMETLSKMLGHSNIGTTQIYGKITDHKIQEDMTALTDREHTVFEGYCESIARQNVPLQQA, from the coding sequence ATGGCACGAAGTACATTCAAGACACTCTTTTATATCAACCGTTCCAAAGAGAAAAAGAACGGCAAATGCCCGATTATGGGACGCATCACCATAGACGGAGAACAAGTACAGTATAGCACAGGAAAGGAAACCGCTCCAGAACTTTGGGACAGTCGCAAGGGGCGGTGCAAAGGAACGGACGAAGAAACAAAGGAAATTAACCGCTATTTGCAAACCAAAGAGGAACAGTCCAAAGGCAAGTATCAAGAATTGGTCTGGCAGCGTGGCTATATCACTGCCGAGCTGCTGAAGCGTGAACTCATGGAAGAAGACAAGCCCAAAGGTTTTCTTTTGGAGGAAGCACGACTTTTCATAGAGGAAAAACGTCCTTGTGTGGGAATAACGGTTGCCAAGCCTACCTTTGCCAACTACATCTATGCCACACAACTCATAGAGGCTTATATGCGTGAACGCTTGGGGCTGGAGGATATTCGCTACCCACAGTTGGACTACGGCTTTATCGAGGGGATGGACTTCTACCTAAAAAGTGAGCGCAACCTCTCCCTTGCCACCATTCAGATTGTGGTCATCTTCCTAAGAAAGCTCATCGGCATCGGTCAGCAGAAGAAGTATATCCGCATCGATCCGTTTGCGGATTACAAGGCGGAACTTCCACACCGCACAAGGCGTTATCTCACAACGGAAGAACTGCAGCGGGTACTGCAAACACCCATCATTGACAGACAGTTTGAGCGTGCAAGACAACTATTCCTTTTCTGCGCTTTTACAGGATTGGCTCGTGTGGACATGCAACGGCTCAAACCAAAGCACATCATCTGTAATGCTGACGGTACACAGGAAATCCGAATCAAAAGGCAGAAAACGGACGTGGAAGCCATCATTCCACTCCTGCCCATTGCCAAGCAAATCCTTTCGCTCTATATCAAGGACAAGAAAGCAGACGACTTGATATTTCCCAATCTTACAATAAGGAAAGCATCCTTTGCGTGTGTGAACATCGGGCAGATATGCCGGATAGAGAAAGGCTTGACCTTTCACATGGCTCGCCACACATTCTCAACCACGATTTGCCTTTCCAATGGTATTTCGATGGAAACGCTCAGCAAGATGCTCGGACACAGCAATATCGGTACGACACAAATCTACGGAAAGATAACCGACCATAAGATACAGGAGGATATGACTGCACTCACAGACAGGGAGCATACTGTATTTGAAGGTTATTGTGAGTCGATAGCACGGCAGAACGTTCCATTGCAACAAGCATAA
- a CDS encoding DUF1896 domain-containing protein translates to MKDNNKQELSYFRLKLESYMSEHHPKRLQDTEFITARADMALTAYCDAVAQGFTHPEAESMASEVLYQGLHFSKYDTLVSVLENEFERELPAPLPERLATILLSNKAVQATFAKFGLTDTLASDEQYDRLYTELTGTIVLLIESNHLSIIGQTEG, encoded by the coding sequence ATGAAAGATAACAACAAACAGGAACTTTCCTACTTTCGATTGAAATTGGAAAGCTATATGAGTGAGCATCATCCTAAAAGATTGCAAGATACGGAGTTTATTACCGCACGGGCAGATATGGCTCTCACAGCTTACTGCGATGCCGTGGCGCAAGGTTTCACGCACCCCGAAGCGGAAAGCATGGCAAGCGAGGTCTTGTATCAAGGCTTGCACTTTTCCAAGTACGATACGCTTGTATCTGTGTTGGAAAACGAGTTTGAAAGGGAACTGCCTGCACCGCTTCCTGAAAGACTCGCAACCATATTGTTGTCGAATAAGGCTGTTCAAGCCACATTCGCCAAGTTCGGCTTGACGGACACATTGGCTTCTGACGAGCAATACGACCGTCTTTACACCGAACTCACAGGCACGATAGTGCTGCTCATCGAGAGCAATCATCTGTCAATAATCGGTCAGACGGAGGGGTAA
- a CDS encoding radical SAM protein has protein sequence MKLSRYNTFFVTNGSHVGYNSLSDTFILMSDELYLLLVPFLEEKKSLELIKDIHPTLSTELVKKGFIVDDNLDELTTALKIAQKTDDDNNQYSIIVNPTMNCNFKCWYCYESHIVGSKMSTKTIDAIKAHISKVLQNKAIKRIHIGWFGGEPLLYYKSVMQPLLKYTKEISECKDVSFISNATTNGFLLTDSIIDNFKKYHLENLQITLDGNRERHNSVRNCKNLKLGTYDAIIQNIKKCAQKGVSVRVRINISNETLNGLKDIINDFAHFTNDEKRYICFSFHEVWQEKIYMYEQITSVIELFRVKGFQVLYKSEHSRSIFNTCYADKRNQVTINYNGDIFKCTARSFNSLNREGYLLDNGDIIWNEKYSKRFSFDLRTRNKACMECAIFPMCNGGCSQHRVENEKVPYCVFDFSESKKVDFLKDKFITRKNTIK, from the coding sequence ATGAAACTAAGTAGATATAATACATTTTTCGTTACAAATGGTTCACATGTCGGATATAACAGCTTGTCTGATACATTTATTTTGATGAGCGATGAACTATATTTATTACTTGTTCCATTCCTGGAGGAAAAGAAATCTTTGGAGTTAATTAAAGATATTCATCCAACTTTATCTACAGAACTTGTGAAGAAAGGATTCATTGTAGATGACAATCTTGATGAACTGACAACTGCTTTAAAAATCGCTCAAAAAACAGATGATGATAATAATCAATATTCTATTATCGTTAATCCTACAATGAACTGTAATTTCAAATGTTGGTATTGTTATGAATCTCATATTGTTGGTTCAAAGATGTCTACAAAAACGATAGACGCAATAAAGGCACATATTAGTAAAGTTCTACAAAATAAGGCAATTAAGCGCATTCATATCGGATGGTTTGGGGGAGAACCACTTCTCTATTACAAATCTGTTATGCAACCCCTACTCAAGTACACAAAAGAAATCTCGGAATGTAAGGATGTAAGCTTTATTTCAAATGCTACCACCAATGGTTTTCTTCTTACTGATAGTATTATTGACAACTTCAAAAAATATCATTTGGAAAATCTTCAAATTACGTTAGATGGTAATAGGGAAAGACATAATAGCGTCCGAAATTGTAAAAATTTAAAATTAGGAACTTATGATGCAATCATTCAAAATATAAAAAAATGTGCTCAAAAGGGTGTATCAGTGCGTGTCCGGATTAATATTTCAAATGAAACTCTAAATGGTCTAAAAGACATCATTAATGACTTTGCGCATTTTACGAATGATGAAAAGAGATACATATGTTTCTCATTTCATGAAGTTTGGCAAGAAAAGATATATATGTATGAGCAAATAACTTCTGTCATTGAACTTTTTAGAGTAAAAGGATTCCAAGTTTTATACAAAAGTGAACATTCAAGGTCTATCTTTAATACCTGCTATGCCGATAAACGGAATCAAGTAACAATAAACTATAATGGTGATATCTTTAAGTGCACGGCAAGAAGCTTTAATTCCCTTAATAGAGAGGGATATTTGCTAGATAATGGCGATATTATATGGAATGAAAAATATTCTAAACGCTTTTCATTTGATCTTCGTACCAGAAACAAAGCTTGCATGGAATGTGCTATATTTCCTATGTGCAATGGAGGATGTTCTCAACACCGTGTAGAAAATGAAAAAGTTCCATACTGTGTATTTGATTTTTCAGAGAGTAAAAAAGTTGACTTTCTAAAAGATAAATTTATAACAAGAAAGAATACTATAAAATGA
- a CDS encoding peptidase domain-containing ABC transporter produces the protein MKKIPLILQQDAMDCGPSCLAMICSYYGQQISCKQLRKICSLGKAGVSILGISKAAEIIGLKTVGGRLSFDTLAIELPLPCIVHWNQNHFVVVYKIKKRRGNRYEVYVADPGKGLITYTKEEFCEHWVSTKTNGEEKGIALLLEPTEQFYAQNDTKAVPTQRRVKFLWSYLKKYKRFFTQLILGLLLGSLLQLVFPFLTQAIVDTGIGGKDVGFVWLVLLAEMMLLFSRTAIDFIRSKILLHISTRINISLISDFFIKLMKLPMKFFDTKLMGDLLQRIEDHRRVEQFLTSSSLSLLFSFFTFLIFGVVLAVYNLGIFLVFLFGTSLYAGWIILFLKKRRQLDYKYFEQAGRNRNVTYQLIGGMQEIKLQGCEQRKRWEWEDVQADLFKVNLQSLNLQQVQQAGSITINEVKNILITVLAATTVIHGNMTLGMMLAVQYIIGQLNSPVEQLIQFIYSWQDVSISLDRMNEIHTETNEENVERTRTAYTDTTTEGHSLTIKDLSFKYDIYSPKDVLSNINLSIPNGKVTAIVGASGSGKTTLIKLLLGFYEPLKGAIRIGDANLNEFNLGWWRSQCGAVMQEGYLFSDTIARNIAISDDEPDIERIRHAARVANIADYIEALPLAYNTMIGQDGQGISQGQRQRILIARVVYKNPMFVFLDEATNALDANNERAITENLSDFYKGKTVIVVAHRLSTVRNADQIVVLDEGKIAEVGTHEELTSKRGKYFALVKNQLELGN, from the coding sequence ATGAAAAAAATCCCCCTTATACTCCAACAAGATGCAATGGATTGCGGACCATCGTGTTTGGCAATGATCTGTAGTTATTATGGGCAACAGATTAGCTGTAAACAACTACGTAAGATCTGCTCATTAGGGAAAGCAGGGGTGTCTATTCTTGGTATCAGTAAAGCTGCGGAAATAATTGGACTTAAGACGGTCGGAGGTCGATTAAGTTTTGATACACTTGCAATTGAACTTCCTTTGCCCTGCATCGTTCATTGGAATCAGAATCACTTTGTGGTTGTTTATAAGATAAAGAAACGCAGAGGTAATCGATATGAAGTTTATGTGGCAGATCCTGGAAAAGGACTTATAACCTATACCAAGGAGGAATTCTGCGAGCATTGGGTGAGTACTAAGACCAACGGCGAGGAGAAAGGTATTGCCCTTCTTCTTGAACCGACAGAACAGTTTTATGCTCAAAACGACACGAAAGCAGTGCCGACTCAAAGGCGAGTGAAATTTCTCTGGAGCTATCTCAAGAAATACAAGCGTTTCTTTACGCAACTCATTCTCGGTTTGTTACTCGGCTCACTCCTGCAACTTGTCTTTCCATTCCTCACCCAAGCTATTGTAGATACAGGTATAGGGGGAAAGGATGTCGGCTTTGTGTGGTTGGTGCTGCTGGCAGAGATGATGCTTCTTTTCAGCCGTACCGCCATTGACTTTATCCGATCAAAGATACTCCTGCACATCTCCACCCGTATCAACATCTCGCTCATCTCAGACTTCTTCATCAAGCTGATGAAACTACCGATGAAGTTCTTCGATACCAAGCTGATGGGCGACCTTTTGCAACGCATTGAAGACCATCGCCGTGTTGAGCAGTTTCTTACCTCAAGCAGTCTAAGTCTGCTCTTCTCTTTCTTCACATTTCTGATCTTCGGTGTCGTTCTTGCAGTCTATAATCTCGGCATCTTCCTTGTCTTCTTGTTTGGGACATCGCTTTACGCAGGCTGGATCATCCTCTTCCTCAAAAAACGCAGACAGCTCGACTATAAATACTTCGAGCAGGCTGGACGCAACCGTAATGTAACCTACCAGCTCATTGGCGGTATGCAGGAAATCAAGCTGCAGGGATGCGAGCAGCGCAAACGTTGGGAATGGGAGGACGTACAAGCCGACCTGTTTAAGGTCAATCTGCAATCGCTCAATCTGCAACAAGTGCAACAGGCAGGAAGCATCACCATCAACGAGGTAAAAAACATTTTAATTACCGTTCTCGCTGCCACAACCGTGATACACGGAAATATGACGCTCGGTATGATGCTGGCGGTGCAGTACATCATCGGACAGCTCAACAGCCCTGTGGAACAACTTATTCAGTTTATCTACTCATGGCAAGACGTAAGCATCAGCCTTGACCGCATGAACGAAATCCACACCGAGACCAACGAGGAAAATGTCGAACGGACACGTACCGCCTATACGGACACGACCACCGAAGGACATTCTCTCACGATAAAAGACCTATCCTTCAAATACGACATCTACAGTCCGAAAGATGTTCTGTCTAATATCAATCTTTCTATTCCCAACGGCAAGGTGACTGCCATCGTGGGGGCGAGCGGAAGTGGAAAGACCACGCTCATCAAACTTCTGCTTGGCTTCTATGAACCATTGAAAGGAGCAATCCGGATAGGCGATGCCAACCTAAATGAATTTAACCTTGGTTGGTGGCGCAGTCAATGCGGAGCCGTTATGCAGGAGGGATATCTCTTCTCCGATACCATTGCGAGAAACATCGCTATATCTGACGATGAGCCCGACATCGAACGTATCCGCCATGCTGCCCGTGTGGCAAACATCGCTGACTACATCGAAGCCCTGCCTTTGGCTTACAACACGATGATAGGACAGGACGGTCAGGGCATCAGTCAGGGACAACGGCAACGCATTTTGATAGCGAGGGTAGTCTATAAGAATCCTATGTTCGTCTTCTTGGACGAAGCCACCAATGCCCTTGATGCCAACAATGAGCGAGCCATCACCGAAAACCTCTCGGATTTCTATAAAGGAAAAACTGTTATTGTGGTGGCACACCGCCTCTCCACCGTCCGCAATGCCGACCAGATTGTGGTGCTTGACGAAGGAAAAATAGCAGAAGTGGGAACACACGAGGAACTCACGTCCAAACGTGGCAAATACTTTGCCTTAGTGAAAAACCAATTAGAATTGGGTAACTGA